A region of Vitis vinifera cultivar Pinot Noir 40024 chromosome 13, ASM3070453v1 DNA encodes the following proteins:
- the LOC100252974 gene encoding transcription factor ORG2 has product MLAFSPPLFPTLGWPLEDPISHAQNYIYGETETSESFLHLPSSQPQVELNCSTPYAAVSGNPTMVKKLNHNVSVRDRRKKINSLYSSLRSLLPSADQVKKLSIPSTVSCVLKYIPELQRQVERLIQKKEEFLSKISREGDLIHLENQRNGTLGSSLSAVSARRLSDREIVVQISTFKVHESPLSEVLLNLEEDGLLVINASSFESFGGRVFYNLHLQVEGTQGMECELLSEKLLSLCERKEAFP; this is encoded by the exons ATGTTAGCATTCTCCCCTCCATTGTTTCCAACCCTTGGATGGCCCTTGGAGGATCCCATAAGCCATGCACAGAACTACATATATGGAGAAACAGAAACTTCAGAATCGTTTCTTCACTTGCCCTCATCTCAGCCACAAGTGGAACTCAATTGCTCCACCCCATATGCAGCAGTTAGTGGTAATCCCACGATGGTTAAGAAACTTAACCACAACGTCAGTGTGCGGGATCGTCGGAAGAAGATCAACAGCTTGTACTCCTCTCTGCGTTCACTACTTCCATCAGCTGATCAAGTG AAGAAATTAAGCATTCCTTCGACAGTTTCATGTGTGCTAAAATACATACCAGAGCTGCAACGGCAAGTGGAGAGACTGATCCAAAAGAAAGAAGAGTTTTTATCAAAGATTTCTAGGGAAGGAGATCTAATTCACctagaaaatcaaagaaatggcACACTTGGAAGCTCTTTATCTGCTGTTTCAGCAAGAAGGCTTAGTGACAGGGAAATTGTGGTTCAGATATCCACATTTAAGGTCCATGAGAGTCCACTTTCTGAGGTTTTGTTAAATTTGGAGGAGGATGGGCTTCTTGTAATCAATGCATCATCTTTTGAGTCCTTTGGAGGGAGGGTCTTCTACAACTTACATCTTCAG GTTGAAGGAACTCAAGGAATGGAGTGTGAGTTGTTGAGTGAGAAGCTACTTTCATTGTGTGAAAGGAAAGAGGCTTTTCCATGA